CCTGTTGTGACTTATTGGCGACGTTTAGAAGGACGCAGTTTATGGCATTCCGGAAACTACTAAAAGGAGTTTCCCTATGAATGAACAAAGGTCGCATATAATGGCGATATTAATTTGACGCATAATTGTAGGCGCTTTTTCTCTTGTATGTGATGTTAACAGAGGTTCTTTTTCCGATATGCCATTTGGTCCTGAATTATTTGTGACAGTCACCCTCGATTTGAGAATGAAgcaatataattttcataattcTTGCTATGATATATTATATGTTAATAAATGCCAAATTATTCATTCAGTTCAAATAAATGTGTGTGCCTACTCATTTAATAAATctcattaaaaatgtttaatccTTCTAAACACGCCTGAGCGAAACGTGCTCAATGTGAGTATTTGTGATCACTTTGTATCCGTTGTTCCTCGGGCGCCTTTCCACTAATAGTGTAACTTGAAACCGTTGAATTGTGCTGTTGTATGGGCTTAGGTCGGAATGTGTGGTTTGTTAAAAACGTGGCTTCCAGATCTACGGACATGTTTACTTAAACGCCTATGAACAAGCTAATGAACACTACCTGTTTAGATCAGTTCACTGTGGTCTCAATGAACACTACCTGTTTAGATCAGTTCACTGTGGTCTCAATGAACACTACCTGTTTAGATCAGTTCACTGTGGTCTCAATGAACACTACCTGTTTAGATCAGTTCACTGTGGTCTCAATGAACACTACCTGTTTAGATCAGTTCACTGTGGTCTCAATGAACACTACCTGTTTAGATCAGTTCACTGTGGTCTCAATGAACACTACCTGTTTAGATCAGTTCACTGTGGTCTCAATGAACACTACCTGTTTAGATCAGTTCACTGTGGTCTCAATGAACACTACCTGTTTAGATCAGTTCACTGTGGTCTCAATGAACACTACCTGTTTAGATCAGTTCACTGTGGTCTCAATGAACACTACCTGTTTAGATCAGTTCACTGTGGTCTCAATGAACACTACCTGTTTAGATCAGTTCACTGTGGTCTCAATGAACACTCCTGTTTAGATCAGTTCACTGTGGTCTCAATGAACACTACCTGTTTAGATTAGTTCACTGTGGTCTCAATGAACACTACCTGTTTAGATCAGTTCACTGTGGTCTCAATGAACACTACCTGTTTAGATCAGTTCACTGTGGTCTCAATGAACACTACCTGTTTAGATCAGTTCACTGTGGTCTCAAGTGAACGCTTCAGAACATTTAGccttttgtttaaatgtaattatatgGTATATTTAGTCGGCGTATAAAACAgtacatttatcaatgtattgCACAAAGTTTCATATCGTGCATGAAATAGTTGATGTAATAATGTGGCGTACCATTTAACTTTTTCCATATTGTATcatagatatatcaatattaaGAACAAGAACAAGATCAAAGACTCGTACTTAGGTATTTTAGAAAACAACAAATATGATTTCATACATATTTCTGAGACCATCTAATAGCAGTATAACTGTATGTCAAATACAACTATTTATTAGATATCAAACGATGGCGTCATACTAGTCAATGTCCATTCACGACATATGTTCCAAATGTTGGTTACCGAATTTTGGTAGACGCGTATATGATACAGATATATTATAGACGTTTTTTGTACTAACTCGGACTCCTTGCATTGAATTGTGACATTATAGACGTTTGTTTGTACTAACTCGGACTCCTTGCATTGAATTGTGACATTATAGACGTTTTTTGTACTAACTCGGACTCCTTGCATTGAATTGTGACATTATAGACGTTTTTTGTACTAACTCGGACTCCTTGCATTAAATTGTAACATTATAGACGTTTTTGTACTAACTCGGACTCCTTGCAATGAATTGTGACACTATAGACCTTTTTTATACTAACTCGGACTCCTTGCATTGAATTGTGACATTATAGACGTTTTTTGTACTAACTCGGACTCCTTGCATTGAATTGTGACATTATAGACGTTTTTTGTACTAACTCGGACTCCTTGCATTGAATTGTGACATTATAGACGTTTTTTGTACTAACTCGGACTCCTTGCATTGAATTGTGACATTATAGACGGTTTTTTTTTGTACTAACTCGGACTCCTTGCATTGAATTGTGACATTATAGACGTTTTTTGTACTAACTCGGACTCCTTGCATTGAATTGTGACATTATAGACGTTTTTTGTACTAACTCGGACTCCTTGCATTGAATTGTGACATTATAGACGTTTTTTGTACTAACTCGGACTCCTTGCATTGAATTGTGACATCTGACGAGTTGTCGTGTAAGTAAGTTGGTATATTTGGTATAactctatatttgaaatatggtGAGGCAaacaattatatacaattaagataaaatcaaaatattaacTCTAAATGCATCAACAGAAGGTCATTATTATAATCACTTCAACATCCTTAATTTGAGTCAGGCGACCAATTGCCACAAGTATACGCATTGATGCCTTCAAAGTCGTATATGTGTGTCAAAGGTAGGAGCCAGAACTAGTTTTCGAAACATTACACCACATAGGATTAATGTGGTTAACAACCGATAACATTGATTATTTATGAATGTCCTACTTGTAGTAGACGTTTTAGTACTGTTGTTATAACAAGttgtatttttacacattttgttaTTGTACCTCGAACAACATGTTAACAGAAATACCAACCAGTGTTTGCATAAAACAAGGTCATGATGAATGGAATTGAGAGAAAGCGCTGGCAAAACATGCCAAAAGCAACTATTTATCACTGTAAATAACATGCCATGACGTTtatcatgttatttaatattgcACTTACAATCGCCACTATCAAACAAACTTAAATCACAGTGAGTTTTTTTCGTAATGCTTGGaacattatatttattgattGTACTGAATAACCTTATGCGATTGCTTCAAAAGGAAAAACGGCCATGAACATTAAACATACAACCAATAATTCATAAAATGAAACCGGTTTCACAATATGTTCAACTATATAATTACGATATTggtcattataataatcaaattgTATTAAGAGTTTTATACTTTTTGgtatatttaatgtaattaaGCCATTCATCTTAATTAAGGCtgttgatttaaatatattttttaattagtaAGGAAGATGGTTGATGTTGGcgtaaattgtttgtttaaaagttCTAAACATACACAATAGATCTGTAAACTATATTGATTGCTATTTCgtgtatacatatattttctttattaatatgATGCTATACGAAAGAGGACTTTGGAATAAATGTATGAagctttcaaataaattattatgtaCGCGTAATATTTTACAGTGCATCTTGAAAGAAGCTTATTGTGAAGAGCTATCTCACTTTTTTAATAACTATATTTATaaccaattttcaaatttttcaaattatattttgtgTCATAAATGTTGCAGTAAGGAAGGGATGTacatattatacaatattaaaactaTTCTTTTAGTGATTTTAAAAAAGAACTTGACCTTACAATCCAACGTATAGCAGTAAATAAATgatcacattttatattaaacaataaatatcttcagAAAAGATATTCGGcatatatcctgactttgaaataaaggtagaaaatcGACGTTTctaagttatttaataaaataagtttaaagtctttgtgtattctttttttaaatttatagtcGCATATACAcggcatgaaatgtttgttatgaagtgcacgtatattaaaCGACATAATAGTATTCTGAGATATAAACTTTACCACGTGTGATCAGATCATATGTGTCATCGCATGGTtgattatgaatttattttgtcCTCATCGAAATATATGGCACCTTGATATTTCATTAGGACGCAGTTTCATTTCccaacattcaaataacactgtaaCATCCCCGTAATTCGAAAATTGCacttgttacaaacacgctttgCGCAGTCTAATCaggggctacgctttccgctattAAAAAGCACGCGCTGTTTTGTTGTGTATAGAGAGTAGCCTATTCAGAATTTAGCCTATTCAAACATATACttatcctgacaagactgcgcggatgTGGATTGtgggctggagctacgctggcagcagATTCAAACAGACCAATTTCCGCATAAggcgggtctttaaaaatctcattggGTCTTGTAAATTGAACATCAGACCACGATACTTGACAATAGACATTTAAAGTCACATTTTGTTGTTAATAGCAAACATGCAAATGTCGGTAACCAGTATTCAGGCTTGCATACGTGTGTGGCTGGATAACTAAACGATTTCCCTTCTATCATGGACACTATACTACTTCGGTAGTTgtgtctcacaatacaagacaaataGCATTTACTGAAAGGTTGTGATTAATTTCCCCAACAATTcgtgttatttaatatttaattaaatttaaagcaaaTCTGTGTTAGCAACAAAATGCTTCTTTTGAAAGTTTATTTTGTCCTCCCCTAACGATTTACTGACTCAGCTTTGACTCTGAAAGTCGTGGAAATGGAATTTACCTGTAATGCGTAATTGTAATTGGGCTCAAATATGTCCGCATCCCACTACATAGAACGGTGTTAGATCATATACTTCAAAGACGCAGTGATGTTGCCAATGTTCTTGgtgattatgctcaaatcagccaacggaataaatgaagtgtattcattcgtgtctgctggcgttatgtgcaaggtcatttaatgtgaaaagctgggttaaacagccaCGCCGAAAAAAGCtagataatgcaaacatgtacatatattaacgTGCATAAATCACATCTACAATGAAGTTTCAATTTTTAATAGATGAAAATGGTAAGATCATCAATATGTGACTGTgaatatttataatgatttaCATGGAGTAATGATGAATTTACGCTTGCAGAGGCCAGCTCAGGTGCCACAACACCAAAGTCGTTGTGTGGACTGCGCGAGTTCACTTATGGGTTCCAGTCCACGCCCTTAATTCACGCCTCCTCCGACGAAGCAACATCGCCGACACCGACAAGTCAAAGACAACGACGGGCCTCTATGCAGGATGCCATTGACTTTCGGAAGATAGATTCAAAGTTATATGATCGACGAGTATGTCATTTATATACCActtatgaatattaattacatAGTTGTTGTTTTGTTAGAGAATAAAATCAACATCAGGTTCTTATTAGAAACTTATTAAACACCCTTTAATATTGTGTGCAGTTTCCAAAAGCTTTTGAACGAATAATATTAGTCAGTTGgcaatcaatataaaaaaaaacacatctaccTCCATTTAAGTTAGTTTAGCCATACAAGTACAAATCATTTGAAATATACAGCTCAAATAAGAAATGTGGCGAACTGATTGGATCCCAGATGTATCAgcacatttacatttataataagtCATACACAAGAATTAAGATAAATCTGTTCCATGTCATCTAAATGACTTTGTTTAAGGAACAATATATAAGCAAAGTTTACTTCTTATGGTCAATTCGACTATtaaaaatacaatgtatttgtatgcttattaacccttttagcgctggaaccgaattttaaaggcttttgcaaacattttggatcaaaatcagacgccacacaacgtggcgtctgatcaggatccaaactgtttgctattctgatagtggtctttgaaaaaaaagtgaagaaaatattgatttcagaaattcagcaaacaccaatttagcagacgacaaatatctcagcatgcaaagggttaacactgtCTTTACATAATTGAGCCACGCTTTGAGacaactgggcttcatgcatgtgcgtacaatgACGTTCAATGCTTGTGTGTgctgtgcgcacaggctaatcagacacgACACTTTACGtttctatgttgttgtttttttgataaAAGGCGACTCTTCTAAGCGAAATTCAAATCAAGTCGACAATATCGTGCCTGATAAGCCGGTGCAGACTAATCAAATTAATAtggaacgaaactttacgcacatggattaagcccatttttcccagaacgaggcccagtttatttacaaaatacacGTAACAATATCGTCCCTgctaagcctgtgcggactaaacagATTAATATGGAACGGAACTTTGCGCACATGGATTAGGcccaatttatttacaaaattcataACGATTTGAGATTTACTTGTGCAGGTGCTTAGACGCCAAAGATCCGTAGCAAACATTGAAGAAGACCCTCTTGGAAGCATCAACTTTAGTCTGGACTTCAATGCAGAGACATCTTTGCTGACCATTTATCTCGTCGAAGCCGAGAATCTCGCCACGCGAGATGATAGGTCAACCGCTGATCCATATTGCAAAGTAAGACTACTTCCCGATCGGCGCACGCATCTTCAAAGTAAAATACATCGAAGAACAACGCAGCCGATTTTTGACGAAGAGTTCATTTACGAGGTGGACGAAAACAATTTGAGCTCCATGACTCTTGAACTGCTATTGTTCGATTATGACCAATTTGCTCGCCACGTGTGTATGGGACAGGTTAAACTTCCTCTGGATAACGTGGACTTTTCCAAACGCCAATCCTTCTGGAAACCGCTTTCGAAATCCAAGGAATTTAAAACGCAAGATGTAAGATCACATTCTGCTTCATAGTTTGCGAATGTATTTGACCTGAATGTAACATTAAGATAGAAATTGAAGAGAACAATTCTTTGATGTAAACATAAAGATTTTTAATGAGAATAATCAGGCAACTCTAAAAAACGCATTCAGCGTGTATTGCAGTATATTCCATTCATTGATCGTGTATTGCAGTATATTCCATTCATTGATCGTGTATTGCAGTATATTCCATTCATTGATCGTGTATTGCAGTATATTCCATTCATAACATTGATCGTGTATTGCAGTATATTCCATTCATAACATTGATGGTGTATTGCAGTATATGCCATTCATGACATTTGTTATTTAAGAGCAATTAATATTTTGGAGGTTTTTTTTTCGGTAAGAAGTACCATTTGACATCGACAACGAAATGGTTTAACTGCGTAGCAATATGTACACAtcatttataatcataatttcattatttccGAGTACATGACCTTTTAAAAGCAATTCATATTCTTCAGTGGTTACGTGTTCGTTTAAACAAGGTTACTTTGGCAAAAATGTCAAGCATTTAACGAAATGAAGAACTTATACACTGTTGGAAGTACACGAAAATGGGAAATCGTTGCTTGAGCAATTTATGTTCCTTGCAATACAacatattatgttttacttcaaTTTCGTTCATAACAACATTTGTGAACGAAATGTACCAATTAGCCAAAATTACACATACAAATTGAATGTAATTAACCACATTGAACGTATACGCCGtctggaaaaaatattctgaaattcTGTCTTCTGCCTGCCTTGTGCAAATTGAATTGGGCAAATAGGtcacagtatactaaatattttccTTATGTAGTTCAATGCAAACGCGACaactttaagaaaaaattaaTGCATCATTTTGCACATACAGACACCCATAATACTGGTTGTTCTGAAAGTGAATTCTTAACTGAAGcgatttaaaacatatataaaatttaCGTCATAATCAATGAAAGTAAGaactttcaaaaattaaaatgtaCTTTGTTCTCCAATATTTTACCAGCTACTCTTCAGAGAATGGGTT
This is a stretch of genomic DNA from Dreissena polymorpha isolate Duluth1 chromosome 7, UMN_Dpol_1.0, whole genome shotgun sequence. It encodes these proteins:
- the LOC127839271 gene encoding synaptotagmin-1-like, which produces MGSTPSSPKPDSVAEEKFWVPPAVIDRKRAQSLVPSSLNDSEEEASSGATTPKSLCGLREFTYGFQSTPLIHASSDEATSPTPTSQRQRRASMQDAIDFRKIDSKLYDRRVLRRQRSVANIEEDPLGSINFSLDFNAETSLLTIYLVEAENLATRDDRSTADPYCKVRLLPDRRTHLQSKIHRRTTQPIFDEEFIYEVDENNLSSMTLELLLFDYDQFARHVCMGQVKLPLDNVDFSKRQSFWKPLSKSKEFKTQDNGEVIFSLGYLSSAERLTVVVMKARNLRYTERGKMTIDPYVKVSLSTGPEKKVKKKKTSTLHNVSDPVWNEALTFSLQKDCLQNVTLEVLVCNDNKVGNDVLIGRAKISRESRGDEKLHWDELVNFRSAVARWHKLSL